The proteins below come from a single Crossiella sp. CA-258035 genomic window:
- a CDS encoding glycosyltransferase translates to MTSTVDYAVVVPTIGRDSLWRLLNSLANAHGPQPAEVIVVDDRPNPEPLGPTPIPVRVLTSGGRGPAAARNVGWQATECEWIAFLDDDVVVSPDWPERLAADLARLDAKVAASKARITVPLPTDRAPTDAELGTAGLAQAEWITADMAYRRSALAEVGGFDERFPRAYREDAELALRVLDQGLELTEGERSTTHPVREQGFLASVRAQRGNADDALLRHLVGAGWRERIGGQPGRLRWHVVTTGALVAAVGFGLAGLRRGGTGAGSLAGRRVGVLAGLRTGALGGTRATTFAGKRAEALSGTRAATLVGKQAGAVVGKLASAVAGPRAGAHARRQAGALVGALASHRTADETAGPVWPRRAALVAGLVWAGLTTEFAARRIRPGPRTPDEIARMVVTSVIIPPMACLHRLRGELRFWRVRR, encoded by the coding sequence ATGACCTCCACAGTGGACTACGCCGTGGTGGTGCCCACGATCGGCCGGGACAGCCTGTGGCGGCTGCTCAACTCCCTGGCCAACGCCCACGGCCCGCAACCGGCCGAGGTGATCGTGGTCGACGACCGCCCCAATCCCGAACCCCTCGGCCCGACCCCGATCCCGGTGCGGGTGCTCACCTCCGGCGGCCGCGGCCCGGCGGCGGCGCGCAACGTGGGCTGGCAGGCCACCGAGTGCGAGTGGATCGCCTTCCTGGACGACGACGTGGTGGTCAGCCCCGACTGGCCGGAACGCCTGGCGGCGGACCTGGCCCGCTTGGACGCGAAGGTCGCCGCCAGCAAGGCCCGCATCACGGTGCCCCTGCCGACCGACCGCGCGCCGACCGATGCCGAACTGGGCACCGCGGGCCTGGCCCAGGCAGAGTGGATCACCGCGGACATGGCCTACCGGCGCTCCGCGCTGGCCGAGGTCGGCGGCTTCGACGAGCGGTTCCCCCGGGCCTACCGGGAGGACGCCGAGCTGGCACTGCGGGTGCTGGACCAGGGCCTGGAACTGACCGAGGGTGAGCGATCGACCACTCACCCCGTGCGCGAGCAAGGATTCCTGGCCAGCGTGCGGGCACAGCGCGGGAACGCGGATGACGCGCTGCTGCGGCACCTGGTGGGGGCGGGGTGGCGGGAGCGGATCGGCGGACAGCCGGGGCGGTTGCGGTGGCATGTGGTGACGACCGGGGCGCTGGTGGCGGCGGTGGGGTTCGGGCTGGCCGGGCTGCGGCGGGGCGGGACTGGTGCTGGGTCGCTGGCGGGACGGCGGGTGGGGGTGCTCGCCGGGCTGCGGACCGGGGCGCTCGGCGGGACTCGGGCCACGACCTTCGCCGGTAAGCGGGCCGAAGCGCTCAGCGGGACGCGGGCCGCGACGCTCGTCGGCAAGCAAGCCGGAGCGGTTGTCGGGAAACTGGCCAGCGCGGTCGCCGGGCCGCGAGCTGGCGCACACGCCCGGCGGCAGGCCGGAGCGCTCGTGGGAGCGCTCGCCAGTCACCGGACGGCGGACGAGACCGCAGGCCCCGTCTGGCCGCGGCGGGCGGCGCTGGTCGCGGGGCTGGTGTGGGCGGGGCTGACCACCGAGTTCGCCGCTCGGCGGATCCGGCCCGGGCCGCGCACCCCGGATGAGATCGCCCGCATGGTCGTGACCAGCGTCATCATCCCGCCCATGGCCTGTCTGCACCGGCTGCGGGGTGAACTGCGGTTCTGGCGGGTGCGCCGGTGA
- a CDS encoding glycosyltransferase family 9 protein: MSAPEVLVLRALGLGDLLTAVPALRALRRAHFDARITLAAPEWLAELVGDIGAVDRLLTTEGLDEPLRWQARPPDLAVNLHGHGPQSTALLRELEPRRLITFDRDSWREQEHEVRRWCRLLTEHGIPADPTDLRLPKPWCPAPVRGAVVMHIGASHGSRRWPVDRFAELARRLPGHVVLTGSLPERPRAKEVAELAGLPPERVLAGHTSLAELAPLVATARLVICGDTGVAHLATAYGTPSVVLFGPVSPELWGPPPERPEHLALWAGISSDTFADTPAPGLSRISVDEVLDAARRLLPGKGSLAWARSG; the protein is encoded by the coding sequence GTGAGCGCCCCGGAAGTCCTCGTGCTGCGCGCGCTCGGACTGGGCGACCTGCTCACCGCCGTGCCCGCACTCCGCGCGCTGCGCCGGGCGCACTTCGACGCCCGGATCACCCTTGCCGCGCCGGAATGGCTGGCCGAGCTGGTCGGTGACATCGGCGCGGTGGACCGGCTGCTCACCACCGAGGGCCTCGATGAACCGCTGCGCTGGCAGGCCCGGCCGCCTGATCTCGCGGTCAACCTGCACGGTCACGGGCCGCAGAGCACCGCGCTGCTGCGCGAGCTCGAACCGCGACGACTCATCACCTTCGACCGGGACAGCTGGCGGGAGCAGGAGCACGAGGTGCGCCGCTGGTGCCGGTTGCTCACCGAACACGGCATCCCGGCCGATCCGACCGACCTGCGGCTGCCCAAGCCGTGGTGCCCGGCGCCGGTGCGCGGGGCGGTGGTGATGCACATCGGCGCCAGCCACGGGTCCCGGCGCTGGCCGGTGGACCGCTTCGCCGAGCTGGCCCGGCGGCTGCCCGGGCATGTGGTGCTCACCGGCAGCCTGCCGGAACGCCCGCGCGCCAAGGAGGTCGCCGAACTGGCCGGGCTGCCGCCGGAGCGGGTGCTGGCCGGGCACACCTCGCTGGCCGAGCTGGCCCCGCTGGTGGCCACCGCGCGGCTGGTCATCTGCGGCGACACCGGGGTGGCGCACCTGGCCACCGCGTACGGCACCCCCTCGGTGGTGCTGTTCGGACCGGTCTCCCCCGAGCTGTGGGGTCCGCCGCCGGAGCGGCCGGAACACCTGGCGCTGTGGGCCGGGATCAGCAGTGACACCTTCGCCGACACCCCAGCCCCCGGCCTGTCGCGCATCTCGGTGGACGAGGTGCTCGACGCGGCCCGGCGGCTGCTCCCCGGAAAGGGCTCCCTGGCATGGGCGCGCAGCGGATAG
- a CDS encoding UDP-glucose/GDP-mannose dehydrogenase family protein — protein sequence MGAQRIGVIGAGYVGLTTSACLSQLGHRVVCSDVDQSTVDDLRHGVVGLHEPGLAELVAEGLAEGTLDFTTDNLAAVREAEFVFLCLPTPASESGAADLGAVHAVLAQIGPELRPGSVLVVKSTVPPGTTDDLRARLGRDDVAVAGNPEFLREGHAVADFLHPQRVVVGASEQETARRVLALYRDTGAPTLVTDPASAELVKYASNSFLAMKLSYVNTLAELCERTGADIAAVTEGLGQDERIGPAFLAPGPGWGGSCLPKDTRALLHTAQQAEVEFPLLSAAIETNDRQPARIIEALAGLLARPLREARIGLLGLTFKAGTDDLRDSPALAVAEALAEAGARLRGYDPCVPAERGRLGPVSLVSRAALAAEGADAVLLLTEWPEFTELDFPDLAARMRSPVLVDTRDHLPAKVLAAAGFRHRRLGHAS from the coding sequence ATGGGCGCGCAGCGGATAGGCGTCATCGGCGCCGGTTATGTCGGGCTCACCACCTCGGCCTGCCTGTCCCAGCTGGGACACCGGGTGGTCTGCTCGGATGTCGATCAGTCCACAGTGGACGATCTTCGGCACGGAGTGGTCGGCCTGCACGAGCCGGGACTGGCCGAGCTGGTCGCGGAGGGGCTGGCCGAGGGCACCCTGGACTTCACCACCGACAACCTGGCCGCGGTGCGCGAGGCGGAGTTCGTCTTCCTGTGCCTGCCCACCCCCGCGTCCGAGTCGGGGGCCGCCGACCTGGGCGCGGTGCACGCCGTGCTGGCCCAGATCGGCCCCGAGCTGCGACCGGGGAGTGTGCTGGTGGTCAAGTCCACCGTGCCGCCGGGCACCACCGACGACCTGCGGGCCAGGCTCGGCCGCGACGACGTCGCGGTGGCGGGCAACCCGGAGTTCCTGCGCGAGGGGCACGCGGTGGCCGACTTCCTGCACCCGCAGCGGGTGGTGGTCGGCGCGAGCGAGCAGGAGACCGCGCGCCGGGTGCTGGCCCTCTACCGGGACACCGGCGCGCCGACCCTGGTCACCGACCCGGCCAGCGCCGAACTGGTCAAGTACGCCAGCAACAGCTTCCTGGCCATGAAGCTCTCCTACGTCAACACCCTGGCCGAGCTGTGCGAGCGCACCGGGGCCGACATCGCCGCGGTCACCGAGGGCCTTGGCCAGGACGAGCGCATCGGCCCCGCTTTCCTGGCCCCGGGGCCGGGCTGGGGCGGGTCCTGCCTGCCCAAGGACACCAGGGCGCTGCTGCACACCGCCCAGCAGGCCGAGGTCGAGTTCCCGCTGCTCTCGGCCGCGATCGAGACCAACGACCGCCAACCGGCCCGGATCATCGAGGCCCTGGCAGGGCTGCTGGCCCGCCCGCTGCGCGAGGCCCGGATCGGCCTGCTGGGGCTGACGTTCAAGGCGGGCACCGACGACCTGCGCGACTCCCCCGCGCTGGCGGTGGCCGAGGCGCTGGCCGAGGCCGGTGCCCGGCTGCGCGGCTACGACCCGTGTGTGCCCGCCGAGCGGGGCCGGCTCGGACCGGTCTCCCTGGTCTCCCGGGCGGCGCTGGCGGCCGAGGGCGCGGACGCGGTGCTGCTGCTGACCGAGTGGCCGGAGTTCACCGAGCTGGACTTCCCCGACCTGGCTGCCCGCATGCGCTCCCCCGTGCTGGTGGACACCCGCGACCACCTGCCGGCGAAGGTGCTGGCCGCCGCGGGCTTCCGCCACCGCCGGCTGGGACACGCCAGCTAG
- a CDS encoding polysaccharide deacetylase family protein codes for MTNPPYTYSPIIDRPPLHWPQGKRIAVYVGLNIEHFLPGHPSTSIWPGTAELTPDPLNHGWRDYGNRVGIWRIADILDRHGLRASVLLNSTVTEHYPQIIEAGNARDWAWLAHGSTNSILHTGLDLAEERRVLTDIVHTITAATGKSPRGWMGPGLTETANTPALLAELGLSYLLDWTNDDQPYPLTVPGMLSVPYTVELNDLMVFAKHTGPEFARMVRDAYEVLHAESGHSGRVLPLALHPFVIGQPFRAKYLDEALAFLAAQPDVWLTTSDEIAEHYQSTLG; via the coding sequence ATGACGAACCCGCCCTACACCTACAGCCCGATCATCGACCGTCCGCCCCTGCACTGGCCGCAGGGCAAGCGGATCGCCGTCTACGTCGGTCTCAACATCGAGCACTTCCTGCCCGGCCACCCCTCCACCAGCATCTGGCCGGGCACCGCCGAGCTCACCCCCGACCCGCTCAACCACGGCTGGCGCGACTACGGCAACCGGGTTGGTATCTGGCGGATCGCCGACATCCTGGATCGCCACGGCCTGCGCGCCAGCGTGCTGCTCAACTCCACCGTGACCGAGCACTACCCCCAGATCATCGAGGCCGGCAACGCCCGCGACTGGGCCTGGCTGGCCCACGGCAGCACCAACTCGATCCTGCACACCGGCCTGGACCTGGCGGAGGAACGCCGCGTCCTCACCGACATCGTGCACACCATCACCGCCGCCACCGGCAAGTCCCCGCGCGGCTGGATGGGCCCCGGCCTCACCGAGACCGCCAACACCCCGGCCCTGCTGGCCGAACTGGGCCTGAGCTACCTGCTGGACTGGACCAACGACGACCAGCCCTACCCGCTGACCGTGCCCGGCATGCTCAGCGTGCCTTACACGGTGGAGCTCAACGACCTGATGGTCTTCGCCAAGCACACCGGCCCGGAGTTCGCCCGCATGGTGCGGGACGCCTACGAGGTGCTGCACGCCGAGTCCGGGCACAGCGGCCGGGTGCTGCCCCTGGCGCTGCACCCGTTCGTGATCGGCCAGCCGTTCCGGGCCAAGTACCTGGACGAGGCGCTGGCTTTCCTGGCCGCGCAACCGGATGTGTGGCTGACCACCAGCGACGAGATCGCCGAGCACTACCAGAGCACGCTGGGCTAG
- a CDS encoding MerR family transcriptional regulator, with protein sequence MRIGELARRTGVSERSLRYYEEQGLLIPERTPGGQREYPEFAVDRVIRIQELFAAGLHSRKIARLLPCMRDADGGPSARATPKLVAELTEEKARIERTMKELASSRDLLEEVINAAAKR encoded by the coding sequence ATGCGGATCGGGGAGCTGGCGCGGCGGACCGGGGTCAGCGAGCGGTCGCTGCGCTACTACGAGGAACAGGGCCTGCTGATCCCCGAGCGCACGCCGGGCGGGCAGCGGGAGTACCCGGAGTTCGCGGTGGACCGGGTGATCCGCATCCAGGAGCTGTTCGCCGCGGGCCTGCACAGCCGGAAGATCGCCCGGCTGCTGCCCTGCATGCGCGATGCCGACGGCGGGCCCTCCGCGCGGGCCACGCCGAAGCTGGTGGCCGAGCTGACCGAGGAGAAGGCCCGCATCGAGCGCACCATGAAGGAGCTGGCCAGCTCCCGCGACCTCCTCGAAGAGGTCATCAACGCCGCCGCGAAACGCTGA
- a CDS encoding SRPBCC family protein, with amino-acid sequence MSVIEERVEVHAPVRAVYDQWTQFETFPEFMKGVEQVDQVSNTLTHWKTSIAGVEREFDAEILHQVPDERISWTVVSGPKHRGTVSFTPQGTETKVSLRIEFEPEGAAEKIGDTLGFVQTRVRGDLGRFKEFIEKRGHETGGWRGQVRPVDDPTNR; translated from the coding sequence GTGAGCGTTATCGAGGAACGCGTGGAAGTCCATGCCCCGGTACGCGCCGTCTATGACCAGTGGACCCAGTTCGAGACCTTCCCGGAGTTCATGAAGGGCGTCGAGCAGGTCGACCAGGTGTCGAACACGCTGACCCACTGGAAGACCAGCATCGCCGGTGTGGAACGCGAGTTCGACGCCGAGATCCTGCACCAGGTCCCCGACGAGCGCATCTCCTGGACCGTCGTGTCCGGGCCGAAGCACCGCGGGACCGTGTCCTTCACCCCGCAGGGCACCGAGACCAAGGTGTCGCTGCGGATCGAGTTCGAGCCCGAAGGCGCGGCCGAGAAGATCGGCGACACCCTCGGCTTCGTGCAGACCAGGGTCCGCGGTGACCTGGGCCGGTTCAAGGAGTTCATCGAGAAGCGCGGCCACGAGACCGGTGGCTGGCGCGGCCAGGTCCGCCCGGTCGACGACCCGACCAACAGATAG
- a CDS encoding phosphoketolase family protein, whose translation MIDTAAARRYRRAADYLAAAQIYLRDNVLLREPLRPHHLKPRLLGHWGTCPGITFVYSGLNALAKATGQRTLFVVGPGHGAPAVHANLWLEGTHARHDPALSLDEAGLTELVRRFSWPGGFPSHLSPEVPGVIHEGGELGYALATAFGAALDDPELLVACLIGDGEAETGPTAGSWHGGKFLDPAHDGAVLPVLHLNGSKISSPTVYASMDDDELAAYFHGAGWTPHLVDVTTTAEPDELLASTLTLARTEITGIRDRRPDRPRWPMILLRSPKGWGLPAFDAEGTPLEGSFHAHQVPIEADNLELLERWLRSYRPEELFTRHGAPQPDLLDLLPPEELRLGRVPQANGGDLRRELPLPDPAEFAVEVSKPGAAQASPTATAGEYLAELLRRTEESRNFRIMCPDELASNKLDATLSATDRVFAWPPGSPAEHLGRHGRVMEVLSEHLCQGWLQGYLLTGRHGLFPCYEAFASIVDSMVNQYAKFLKMAAETPWRTPVASLNYLLTSEGWRQEHNGYSHQGPGFINNLLTKKSSVSRIYFPPDANTLLHTLHHCLSSTDRINLVIAGKHPAAQWLSAEEAARHCRAGAGVWDWAGTEQHRDQPEVVLACAGGVPTVETLAAADLLRRHAPDLMVRVVNVVDLLSLSTPRRHPHGMDERAFEACFGRGLPVVFAFHGYPSAVHEVLHGRPDPARFHVHGYLEEGTTTTPFDLLVSNRMSRYDLAADALRRAGGWASAGGGLAQRLLAERDELRAHAFREGKDAKEITEWSWPA comes from the coding sequence GTGATCGACACCGCGGCTGCCCGCCGCTACCGCCGAGCCGCGGACTACCTGGCCGCGGCCCAGATCTACCTGCGGGACAACGTGCTGTTGCGCGAGCCGCTGCGCCCGCACCACCTCAAACCGCGCCTGCTCGGGCACTGGGGCACCTGTCCGGGCATCACGTTTGTCTACAGTGGACTCAACGCGCTGGCCAAGGCCACCGGCCAGCGCACGTTGTTCGTGGTCGGGCCTGGTCACGGCGCGCCCGCGGTGCACGCGAACCTGTGGCTGGAGGGCACGCACGCCCGGCACGATCCCGCGTTGTCGCTGGATGAGGCCGGGCTGACCGAGCTGGTGCGCCGTTTCTCCTGGCCCGGCGGGTTTCCCAGCCACCTCTCCCCCGAGGTGCCCGGGGTGATCCACGAGGGTGGCGAGCTCGGCTATGCGCTGGCCACCGCGTTCGGGGCGGCGCTGGATGATCCGGAGCTGCTGGTGGCCTGCCTCATCGGCGACGGGGAGGCCGAGACCGGGCCGACCGCGGGGTCCTGGCACGGCGGCAAGTTCCTCGACCCGGCGCACGACGGCGCGGTGCTGCCGGTCCTGCACCTCAACGGGTCCAAGATCTCCTCGCCGACGGTGTACGCCTCGATGGACGACGACGAGCTGGCCGCCTACTTCCACGGCGCGGGCTGGACCCCGCACCTGGTCGATGTGACCACGACCGCCGAGCCGGACGAGCTGCTGGCCAGCACCCTGACCCTGGCCCGCACCGAGATCACCGGCATCCGCGACCGCCGACCGGACCGGCCGCGCTGGCCGATGATCCTGTTGCGCAGCCCCAAGGGCTGGGGCCTGCCCGCCTTCGACGCCGAGGGCACACCCCTGGAAGGCAGCTTCCACGCCCACCAGGTGCCGATCGAGGCGGACAACCTGGAACTCCTCGAACGCTGGCTGCGCTCCTACCGCCCGGAGGAGCTGTTCACCCGGCACGGCGCACCCCAGCCGGACCTGCTCGACCTGCTGCCACCGGAGGAGCTGCGCCTCGGACGCGTGCCGCAGGCCAACGGCGGCGACCTGCGCCGCGAGCTGCCCCTGCCTGACCCGGCCGAGTTCGCCGTCGAGGTGAGCAAACCCGGTGCCGCCCAGGCCAGTCCGACCGCGACCGCGGGTGAGTACCTGGCGGAGTTGTTGCGGCGCACCGAGGAGAGCCGGAACTTCCGGATCATGTGCCCGGACGAGCTGGCCTCCAACAAGCTCGACGCCACCCTGAGCGCCACCGACCGGGTCTTCGCCTGGCCGCCGGGCAGCCCGGCCGAACACCTCGGGCGGCACGGCCGGGTGATGGAGGTGCTCTCGGAACACCTGTGCCAGGGCTGGTTGCAGGGCTACCTGCTCACCGGCCGGCACGGCCTGTTCCCCTGCTACGAGGCCTTTGCCTCCATTGTGGACAGTATGGTCAACCAGTACGCCAAGTTCCTCAAGATGGCCGCCGAGACGCCGTGGCGGACCCCGGTGGCCAGCCTCAACTACCTGCTCACCAGCGAGGGCTGGCGGCAGGAGCACAACGGTTACAGCCACCAGGGCCCCGGCTTCATCAACAACCTGCTGACCAAGAAGTCCTCGGTCAGCCGGATCTACTTCCCGCCGGATGCCAACACCCTGCTGCACACCCTGCACCACTGCCTGTCCTCCACCGACCGGATCAACCTGGTCATCGCGGGCAAACACCCTGCCGCGCAATGGCTTTCCGCCGAGGAGGCGGCCCGGCACTGCCGCGCGGGCGCCGGGGTGTGGGACTGGGCGGGCACCGAGCAGCATCGCGACCAGCCGGAGGTGGTGCTGGCCTGCGCGGGCGGGGTGCCCACGGTGGAGACCCTGGCCGCGGCCGACCTGCTCCGGCGGCACGCCCCTGACCTGATGGTGCGGGTGGTCAACGTGGTTGACCTGCTCAGCCTGTCCACCCCGCGCCGGCACCCGCACGGCATGGACGAACGCGCCTTCGAGGCATGCTTCGGCCGCGGCCTGCCGGTGGTCTTCGCCTTCCACGGCTACCCCTCCGCGGTGCACGAGGTGCTGCACGGCCGCCCCGACCCGGCGCGTTTCCACGTGCACGGCTACCTGGAGGAAGGCACCACGACGACCCCGTTCGACCTGCTGGTGAGCAACCGGATGAGCCGCTACGACCTGGCCGCCGACGCGCTGCGCCGGGCAGGTGGCTGGGCCAGCGCCGGTGGCGGCCTGGCGCAGCGGCTGCTCGCCGAACGTGACGAGCTGCGCGCCCACGCCTTTCGGGAAGGCAAGGACGCCAAGGAGATCACCGAGTGGAGCTGGCCCGCATGA
- a CDS encoding acetate kinase, whose product MSTVLTINPGSSSLQAHLVSGDTERVLDQMHVEAPPDSEEAAAELRKLLFRVGDRELTAVAHRLVHGGEAVRAPTVVTDELVRALDPVAALAPLHVPRTLALLAKLRGHLSGVPHVLCPDTAFHNGLSDLATTYPLPAEWRQRFGLRRYGFHGLSYAHAVRRVAAMTGVGEDRLSLLLAHLGGGCSVCAYRDGRSVDTSMGFTPLEGVPMSKRSGSIDPGLLLHLLEKGLTREQLSEGLYRQSGLLGLSDGRSGDTRELVAAARDGDPAADLALRVFAHRVARELAAAATSLYRVDALVFTGEIGWDQPELREAITARLGQLGVRPAVADNREDDGPVHTEGVPVLVVKPREELQLCRDALTVV is encoded by the coding sequence ATGAGCACCGTGCTGACGATCAACCCAGGTTCCTCCAGCCTGCAGGCGCACCTGGTCTCCGGGGACACCGAGCGGGTGCTGGACCAGATGCACGTGGAAGCCCCGCCGGACTCCGAGGAGGCCGCGGCGGAGCTGCGCAAGCTGCTGTTCCGGGTGGGTGACCGGGAGCTGACCGCGGTGGCGCACCGGCTGGTGCACGGCGGCGAGGCAGTGCGCGCCCCAACCGTGGTCACCGACGAGCTGGTGCGGGCCCTGGACCCGGTGGCCGCGCTGGCCCCGCTGCACGTGCCACGCACCCTGGCCCTGCTGGCGAAGCTGCGCGGACACCTCTCCGGGGTGCCGCACGTGCTGTGCCCGGACACCGCGTTCCACAATGGACTCTCCGACCTGGCCACGACCTACCCGCTGCCCGCGGAGTGGCGGCAGCGGTTCGGGTTGCGGCGCTACGGTTTCCACGGCCTGTCCTACGCGCACGCGGTGCGCCGGGTGGCCGCGATGACCGGGGTCGGCGAGGACCGGCTGAGCCTGCTGCTGGCTCATCTGGGCGGTGGCTGTTCGGTGTGCGCCTACCGGGACGGCCGCAGCGTGGACACCTCCATGGGCTTCACCCCGCTGGAAGGCGTGCCCATGTCCAAGCGCTCCGGCTCCATCGACCCCGGTCTGCTGCTGCACCTGCTCGAGAAGGGCCTCACCCGGGAGCAGCTTTCCGAGGGCCTGTACCGCCAGTCCGGTCTGCTGGGCCTGTCCGACGGCCGCTCCGGCGACACCCGCGAGCTGGTGGCGGCGGCCAGGGACGGTGACCCGGCGGCGGATCTGGCGTTGCGGGTCTTCGCGCACCGGGTGGCCCGTGAGCTGGCGGCCGCGGCGACCAGCCTGTACCGGGTGGACGCGCTGGTCTTCACCGGGGAGATCGGCTGGGACCAGCCGGAGCTGCGGGAGGCGATCACCGCGCGGCTGGGTCAGCTGGGCGTCCGGCCCGCGGTGGCGGACAACCGGGAGGACGACGGGCCGGTGCACACCGAGGGGGTGCCGGTGCTGGTGGTCAAGCCCCGCGAGGAGCTCCAGCTCTGCCGGGATGCGCTGACGGTGGTCTAG
- a CDS encoding metallophosphoesterase, whose translation MIRIAAVGDVHLGPDAAGHLRPALEELGDCADVLLLAGDLTKHGSLDEAKVVAEEFADLPVPVLAVLGNHDHHADIPDQVADLLTEHGITVLEGNGVTLEVGKCTLGVAGVKGFGGGFAGKCGSSFGEREMKAFIDHTTEVSGKLADALNSLECDIKVALTHYSPVNDTLKGEPPEIYPFLGSYLLAEAIDSAGTDLALHGHAHFGTEHGSTPGGVRVRNVAQPVIKAAYQIYCLEPAVVGTSA comes from the coding sequence GTGATCCGGATAGCCGCGGTCGGCGACGTCCACCTGGGACCGGACGCCGCCGGCCACCTGCGACCCGCGCTGGAAGAGCTGGGCGACTGCGCCGATGTGCTGCTGCTGGCTGGCGATCTGACCAAGCACGGCAGCCTGGACGAGGCCAAGGTGGTCGCCGAGGAGTTCGCCGACCTGCCGGTGCCGGTGCTGGCCGTGCTGGGCAACCACGACCACCACGCCGACATCCCCGACCAGGTCGCCGACCTGCTCACCGAGCACGGCATCACCGTGCTGGAAGGCAACGGCGTCACCCTGGAGGTCGGCAAGTGCACCCTGGGTGTGGCCGGGGTGAAGGGCTTCGGTGGCGGCTTCGCCGGCAAGTGCGGAAGCTCCTTCGGCGAACGGGAGATGAAGGCCTTCATCGACCACACCACCGAGGTCTCCGGCAAGCTCGCCGACGCGCTCAACAGCCTGGAGTGCGACATCAAGGTCGCGCTGACCCACTACTCGCCGGTGAACGACACCCTCAAGGGCGAACCCCCGGAGATCTACCCGTTCCTGGGTTCCTACCTGCTGGCCGAGGCCATCGACAGCGCGGGCACCGACCTCGCCCTGCACGGCCACGCCCACTTCGGCACCGAGCACGGCAGCACCCCCGGCGGGGTCCGGGTCCGCAACGTGGCCCAGCCGGTGATCAAGGCCGCCTACCAGATCTACTGCCTGGAACCGGCAGTGGTGGGCACCTCGGCGTAA
- a CDS encoding BON domain-containing protein, whose product MSEARTPQYEVGRLRRALVEDPRTAEQGVKVTVRGEHVFLSGEVASEQRRQKLDEVIGELAPDLVVHNETHVVQAGAPTGREELR is encoded by the coding sequence GTGAGCGAAGCACGAACCCCGCAGTACGAGGTAGGCCGGTTGCGCCGCGCGCTGGTGGAGGATCCCCGCACCGCCGAACAGGGGGTCAAGGTCACCGTGCGCGGCGAGCACGTCTTCCTCTCCGGCGAGGTCGCCAGCGAGCAGCGGCGGCAGAAGCTGGATGAGGTGATCGGCGAACTGGCGCCGGACCTGGTGGTGCACAACGAGACCCACGTGGTCCAGGCCGGTGCGCCGACTGGACGGGAGGAGCTACGGTGA
- a CDS encoding nucleotidyltransferase family protein yields the protein MSEELAPLPLEEPPEEPPTADPDALLRTLVKVVTTLRAKDIPFAVTGGAAVYARGGAASDHDIDLLVTVEDARRAVQALVDNGMRGAQPPEDWLLKAYDGDRLIDLIFRPNDRPVTHEQLARAEDLRIGSVTAPVARATDLVVDKLLVLGPHRCDFTELLPMARALREQVDWERVATDTADSPYAEAFLLLLKRLRIAPTLGAVGQPRRTG from the coding sequence ATGAGCGAGGAACTGGCCCCGTTACCGCTGGAGGAACCCCCGGAGGAGCCGCCGACGGCGGACCCGGACGCGCTGCTGCGCACCCTGGTCAAAGTGGTCACCACGTTGCGCGCCAAGGACATCCCGTTCGCCGTCACCGGCGGCGCGGCGGTCTACGCGCGCGGCGGGGCGGCCTCCGACCACGACATCGACCTGCTGGTCACCGTCGAGGACGCCCGCCGCGCGGTGCAAGCCCTGGTGGACAACGGGATGCGCGGCGCCCAGCCGCCGGAGGACTGGCTGCTCAAGGCCTACGACGGGGACCGGCTGATCGACCTGATCTTCCGCCCCAACGACCGGCCGGTCACCCACGAGCAGCTGGCGCGAGCCGAGGACCTGCGGATCGGCTCGGTCACCGCGCCGGTGGCCCGCGCCACCGACCTGGTGGTGGACAAGCTGCTGGTGCTCGGACCGCACCGCTGCGACTTCACCGAACTGCTGCCGATGGCCCGCGCCCTGCGTGAGCAGGTCGACTGGGAGCGGGTCGCCACCGACACCGCCGACTCCCCGTACGCCGAGGCTTTCCTGTTGCTGCTCAAGCGGTTGCGGATCGCCCCGACCCTGGGCGCGGTCGGCCAGCCGAGGAGGACAGGGTGA